In one window of Lewinella sp. 4G2 DNA:
- the rpmI gene encoding 50S ribosomal protein L35, which translates to MPKMKTHSSAKKRFKITGSGKVKRFQAYTSHMMRNKSNKAKLRLRDAAMVSTADEKRIKRLLCK; encoded by the coding sequence ATGCCTAAGATGAAAACGCACAGTAGTGCAAAAAAGCGTTTCAAGATTACCGGATCTGGTAAAGTGAAGCGTTTCCAGGCTTACACGTCGCACATGATGCGCAACAAGTCCAACAAAGCTAAGCTTCGTCTGCGTGACGCGGCGATGGTTTCTACGGCGGACGAGAAGCGAATCAAGCGTCTTCTTTGTAAGTAA
- a CDS encoding alpha/beta hydrolase-fold protein, whose amino-acid sequence MRNLLLTLLLLPIGCLQAQWQPGMLDRGLDTMHYLVHFPEGYDRDTADWPVILFLHGGGNSGSDLQRVRESGLPKEIDNGRKVPAIIIAPQNRFVAGFWDHVTLTHLLDDFIAHHRVDEHRQYITGFSRGGFGAWMTAMHNNGRFAALAPVCGAVPHSYNVWIDPELPIWVFHGAQDQSIYLSESVDMLEILQRKMTVKPKFTVFENTAHNAWDPAYATDELYEWMLAQKKSL is encoded by the coding sequence ATGCGCAACCTCCTCCTTACCCTCTTACTCCTTCCAATCGGATGCCTCCAAGCCCAGTGGCAACCCGGGATGCTGGACCGTGGCCTGGACACCATGCACTACCTCGTCCACTTCCCCGAAGGTTACGATCGGGATACCGCCGACTGGCCCGTGATCCTTTTCCTTCACGGAGGTGGCAACAGTGGCTCAGATCTCCAACGGGTACGCGAGTCCGGTTTGCCAAAGGAGATTGATAATGGCCGGAAGGTGCCCGCCATCATCATCGCCCCCCAGAACCGATTCGTGGCTGGTTTTTGGGACCACGTCACCCTAACCCATTTGCTCGACGATTTTATCGCCCACCACCGCGTGGATGAGCACCGCCAGTACATTACCGGGTTCAGCCGCGGCGGATTCGGTGCCTGGATGACGGCCATGCACAACAATGGCAGGTTCGCCGCGCTCGCTCCCGTCTGCGGAGCCGTTCCCCACAGCTATAATGTCTGGATCGATCCTGAACTCCCCATCTGGGTTTTCCACGGTGCGCAGGACCAGTCCATCTACCTCTCCGAATCCGTAGATATGCTGGAGATCCTACAGCGCAAGATGACCGTCAAACCCAAATTCACCGTCTTCGAAAATACCGCCCATAATGCCTGGGATCCAGCGTATGCTACCGACGAGCTTTATGAGTGGATGCTGGCGCAAAAGAAAAGTCTATAG
- a CDS encoding uridine kinase: MQKPFIIGITGGSGSGKTTFIKQLREGLDEDQVCYLSMDDYYKPIHLQRKDDNGIENFDIPWSIYKREFVRDLSLLMEGKTVHRQEYVFNNEVAEPKTLVFKPAPVIIVEGLFVFHYKKLRKMIDLRIFLHAKDNLKVVRRIKRDRVERNYPLDDVLYRYEFHVLPAYEKYLSPYKEKADIIVNNNTDFGMGLRVVRAFVESLV, from the coding sequence ATGCAGAAACCCTTCATCATTGGCATCACCGGCGGGTCCGGATCGGGCAAGACCACCTTCATCAAACAACTGCGTGAAGGGCTGGACGAGGATCAGGTCTGCTACCTTAGTATGGATGACTACTATAAGCCCATCCACCTGCAGCGCAAGGACGATAATGGGATCGAAAATTTCGACATTCCCTGGTCCATCTACAAACGGGAATTCGTGCGGGATTTGTCCCTGCTCATGGAAGGAAAGACCGTCCACCGCCAGGAGTACGTCTTTAATAATGAGGTAGCTGAGCCGAAAACGCTGGTCTTCAAGCCGGCCCCGGTCATCATCGTGGAAGGCCTCTTCGTCTTCCACTACAAGAAACTACGGAAGATGATTGACCTACGGATCTTCCTCCACGCCAAGGATAACCTTAAAGTCGTCCGCCGCATCAAGCGCGACCGGGTAGAGCGGAATTACCCACTGGATGACGTCCTGTACCGCTACGAATTCCACGTGCTGCCCGCTTACGAAAAGTACCTATCCCCTTACAAGGAGAAGGCGGACATCATCGTGAATAATAATACGGACTTTGGGATGGGGCTGCGGGTGGTTCGGGCTTTTGTGGAGAGTCTTGTTTAG
- the smc gene encoding chromosome segregation protein SMC, whose amino-acid sequence MRLRQLEIKGFKSFANQTIINFDKDVIGVVGPNGSGKSNIVDAIRWVLGEQKGKELRLDKMSSVIFNGTKKKKAGNLASVSLTFDNDKGLLPTEYGTVQITRMLYRNGDSEYRLNGVQCRLKDIRSLLLDTGIGSNSYAIIALGMVDDILADKDNSRRRMFEQAAGVSKYKQRKKETLNKLKNTEGDLDRVEDLLHEINNNLVSLEKQAKRARRYLEIKAQYKSISLQLTQARVGALRKRFGELKGQITTAEDDYRNVDVKIRQLEATLESEKAKHIDKEKALGERQKMLNALVNELRGLENEKRLLAQRKTFVKQQSEQLYRDISTAGNQLTDLSEQITRMQTQIGEERVTEAERKQALDAAEAALTEIREGHQSIKGRLEEGLKEQQTEERKIFEFEKQRAIKANQIANYRSQIERNEGEMEGRRGEKESLEAALAELEAEEKTALQELEQLERAETERREQLDQAQEATDRLQREQQKINRKLDRFRNEFKLTKSMIDSLEGFPESIRFLSQSKKWNSEAQLLSDLLLVEEDYRVAIENFLGPLLNYYVVNDAAEAKEAIELLTKSQKGKANFFLLDQIPARNGIDPPAPAGTRLASGVVSVDAKYRILMDMLLGYTVISEKDEFPEMPPASEAHYGVITKSGRFQHTGMSVKGGSVGLFEGKKIGRKKNLEVLEGQIQQAETERKEVDKSLYNERNRLNELRQRRVDKDIQNKQRELSRLQQKRAGLKARVESFANYFLETQTKNERLAEQVKATTDAIKLLEVDLTGAQTAVEALREQLAGTDGNYRQLSEQLTEASGAYNQQNIEYIRQQNKVQTLEQEVQFRQNRLQELGRQETSNKDQLEKLAKESRQFEEQEQTIARNLEQMYANRTDYQTTLNSVEQEYFAARTHINNLEDELRRENRRRQDGQILVNQLKEKFTDVKFKINGIAERLKIEFDLQLEALNEMDIPEWVGSEGDLELKVDRLRSRIANYGEINPMAVEAYDEMKERHETISGQRDDILSAKQTLIKTIKEIEETATVQFLESFEKVRNHFIEVFRSLFTEDDNCDLILETPEDPLESKIEIIAKPKGKRPTTISQLSGGEKTLTATALLFALYLLKPAPFCIFDEVDAPLDDANISKFNRIIKKFSKESQFIIVTHNKLTMEAVDTIYGVYTNEQQGSGVLPVQFTELEGSSVFSAV is encoded by the coding sequence ATGCGCCTACGCCAGCTCGAAATCAAGGGGTTCAAGTCCTTCGCCAACCAGACGATCATCAACTTTGATAAGGACGTGATCGGGGTCGTGGGGCCGAATGGCTCGGGTAAATCGAATATCGTCGACGCAATCCGCTGGGTGCTCGGCGAGCAGAAGGGTAAGGAACTGCGCCTCGATAAGATGAGTTCCGTGATCTTCAACGGCACCAAAAAGAAGAAGGCCGGTAACCTCGCCAGCGTAAGCCTGACCTTCGATAACGACAAAGGGCTGCTGCCCACGGAGTACGGCACGGTACAGATCACCCGGATGCTCTACCGCAATGGCGACAGTGAGTACCGCCTCAACGGCGTGCAGTGCCGGCTGAAGGATATCAGGTCCTTATTACTGGATACCGGGATCGGGTCCAACTCCTACGCGATCATTGCCCTGGGGATGGTGGACGATATCCTGGCCGACAAGGACAACTCCCGCCGCCGCATGTTCGAGCAGGCCGCCGGGGTGAGTAAGTACAAGCAGCGCAAGAAGGAGACACTCAACAAACTCAAGAATACGGAGGGCGACCTGGATCGGGTAGAGGACTTGCTGCACGAGATCAACAATAACCTCGTCAGCCTCGAAAAGCAGGCCAAGCGGGCACGTCGCTACCTGGAGATCAAAGCCCAGTACAAATCCATTAGCCTGCAACTTACTCAGGCCCGGGTGGGTGCCCTGCGCAAACGCTTCGGAGAGCTGAAGGGGCAGATCACCACCGCCGAGGACGACTACCGCAACGTGGACGTAAAGATCCGCCAACTCGAAGCCACCCTTGAATCCGAGAAGGCCAAGCACATCGATAAGGAGAAGGCACTCGGTGAGCGCCAGAAGATGCTCAATGCCCTGGTCAATGAACTCCGCGGCCTGGAGAACGAGAAGAGATTGCTCGCCCAGCGCAAGACCTTCGTGAAGCAACAGAGCGAACAGTTGTACCGGGACATCAGCACGGCCGGTAATCAGTTGACGGATCTTTCGGAGCAGATCACCCGCATGCAAACCCAAATTGGGGAAGAGCGCGTCACGGAAGCCGAACGCAAGCAAGCACTTGATGCCGCCGAGGCCGCCCTAACGGAAATCCGTGAGGGCCACCAGTCCATTAAGGGCCGCCTGGAAGAAGGGCTCAAAGAACAGCAGACCGAGGAACGCAAGATCTTCGAGTTCGAAAAGCAACGGGCCATCAAGGCCAACCAGATCGCCAACTACCGCAGCCAGATCGAACGCAACGAAGGAGAGATGGAAGGCCGCCGGGGCGAAAAGGAAAGCCTCGAAGCCGCCCTCGCCGAACTGGAGGCCGAAGAGAAAACCGCCCTCCAGGAATTGGAGCAACTCGAGCGCGCCGAAACCGAACGCCGGGAACAACTCGACCAGGCCCAGGAGGCCACCGACCGCCTGCAGCGCGAACAACAAAAGATCAACCGTAAGCTGGATCGCTTCCGCAACGAGTTTAAGCTCACTAAGAGCATGATCGATAGCCTGGAGGGCTTCCCCGAATCCATCCGCTTCCTCAGCCAGAGCAAGAAGTGGAACTCGGAAGCGCAACTCCTCAGCGATCTGCTGCTGGTGGAAGAAGACTACCGCGTTGCGATCGAGAATTTCCTCGGGCCACTCCTGAACTACTACGTCGTAAACGATGCCGCCGAAGCGAAGGAAGCCATTGAATTGCTGACCAAGAGCCAGAAGGGAAAGGCCAACTTCTTCCTCCTCGACCAAATTCCCGCACGCAACGGCATCGACCCACCCGCGCCCGCCGGCACTCGCCTGGCCAGTGGGGTAGTAAGCGTGGACGCGAAGTACCGTATACTCATGGACATGCTCCTCGGCTACACGGTGATCTCCGAAAAAGACGAGTTCCCGGAAATGCCACCGGCCAGCGAGGCCCACTACGGCGTCATCACCAAGAGCGGCCGCTTCCAGCACACGGGCATGTCCGTCAAGGGTGGTTCCGTAGGCCTGTTCGAAGGCAAAAAAATTGGCCGCAAGAAAAACCTGGAAGTACTCGAAGGCCAGATCCAACAGGCTGAAACGGAACGCAAGGAGGTCGACAAGTCCTTATATAACGAACGCAACCGCCTCAACGAGCTGCGGCAACGCCGGGTGGATAAGGATATTCAGAACAAGCAGCGCGAACTCAGTCGCCTACAGCAAAAACGCGCCGGCCTCAAGGCACGGGTGGAAAGTTTCGCCAATTACTTCCTCGAAACCCAAACCAAGAACGAGCGGCTCGCCGAGCAAGTGAAGGCTACTACGGACGCCATCAAACTGCTGGAGGTAGACCTGACGGGGGCACAAACAGCCGTGGAAGCACTGCGCGAACAGCTGGCCGGGACGGATGGCAATTACCGCCAACTCAGTGAGCAGCTGACCGAAGCTTCGGGTGCCTACAACCAGCAGAACATCGAGTACATCCGCCAGCAGAATAAGGTCCAGACGCTGGAGCAAGAAGTCCAGTTCCGCCAGAACCGCCTGCAGGAGCTAGGCCGCCAGGAAACCTCCAACAAGGATCAACTGGAGAAACTCGCCAAAGAATCCCGACAATTCGAGGAGCAGGAGCAGACCATCGCCCGCAACCTCGAGCAGATGTACGCCAACCGAACGGACTACCAAACTACCCTGAATTCCGTCGAGCAGGAATACTTCGCTGCTCGCACCCACATCAATAACCTGGAAGACGAGCTTCGCCGGGAGAACCGCCGCCGGCAGGATGGACAGATTCTTGTCAACCAGCTAAAGGAAAAGTTCACGGACGTCAAGTTCAAGATCAACGGTATTGCCGAACGCCTCAAAATTGAATTCGACCTGCAGCTGGAAGCCCTGAATGAGATGGACATCCCCGAGTGGGTAGGTTCGGAAGGTGACCTGGAATTGAAGGTAGATCGCCTCCGCTCCCGCATCGCTAACTACGGCGAGATCAACCCAATGGCCGTCGAGGCCTACGACGAAATGAAGGAGCGCCACGAGACTATTTCGGGGCAGCGCGACGACATTCTCAGCGCCAAACAGACCCTGATCAAAACGATCAAGGAGATCGAGGAGACGGCTACCGTCCAGTTTTTAGAGTCCTTTGAAAAGGTCCGCAATCACTTCATCGAGGTCTTCCGCAGCCTCTTCACGGAGGACGATAATTGTGACCTCATCCTCGAAACGCCGGAGGACCCGCTGGAGTCCAAGATCGAGATCATCGCCAAGCCCAAGGGCAAGCGGCCCACGACCATCAGCCAACTTTCTGGCGGGGAAAAGACGCTTACGGCCACGGCGCTACTCTTTGCGCTCTACCTCCTCAAGCCGGCGCCCTTCTGTATTTTCGACGAGGTGGACGCGCCGCTCGATGATGCCAATATTTCCAAATTCAACCGCATTATCAAGAAATTCTCGAAGGAGAGCCAGTTCATCATCGTCACTCACAACAAGCTCACGATGGAAGCCGTGGACACCATTTATGGCGTTTACACCAACGAGCAGCAGGGTAGTGGGGTGTTGCCCGTCCAGTTTACTGAGCTAGAGGGTAGTTCGGTTTTCTCCGCCGTCTAG